In a single window of the Litorilituus sediminis genome:
- a CDS encoding FAD-dependent oxidoreductase, with product MSITSTDPKAKITIAGAGPVGSTLAIILARANYEVNLFESRADLRKQKAYLGKSINLVLSDRAWSALKELDLEQEVKSLAIPLYKRLIHTVNGELKSQNYGNNKQALWSISRNQLNECLLSHAEQEQRVNIHFEQRLHHLDFNTSCASFINQQERPYQQREIEADLLFAADGAYSKVRRLAQETPRFSYSQNYMEQSYIELTIPADAQGKHQLDKHALHIWPRDKFMLIALPNLDGSFTCTLFLQHQGNPSFQSLNSAEVINSFLQENFADVFPLLDNPVENILNKPENPLFLVSVNPWVFNNKIALIGDAAHAMVPFYGQGLNCSFEDCRELSALIEQHQHDWQKILPAYQAQRKVNADAISKLAISHFEEICQQASKEEFLLRKKIEDKFHSLYPDLWQPLYTMVSFSADIPYQQARKIGEQQKRMMDEIMCIPNISECWQQEFVYNKLKQLVEKIT from the coding sequence TTGAGCATAACGTCTACGGATCCAAAAGCAAAAATTACCATTGCTGGTGCAGGACCTGTTGGTAGCACACTAGCGATTATACTTGCTCGGGCAAACTATGAAGTGAACCTATTTGAGTCACGTGCCGATTTAAGAAAACAAAAAGCTTACTTAGGTAAGTCTATCAATTTAGTCCTCTCAGATAGAGCATGGTCGGCGCTAAAAGAGCTCGACTTAGAGCAAGAGGTTAAATCACTTGCGATTCCACTTTATAAACGTCTTATTCATACCGTTAATGGGGAATTAAAGTCACAAAATTATGGCAATAACAAACAGGCGCTGTGGTCAATCTCTCGCAATCAACTCAACGAATGCCTATTAAGCCATGCCGAGCAAGAGCAAAGAGTCAATATTCACTTTGAACAAAGGCTACATCATTTAGATTTTAATACCAGCTGCGCCTCTTTTATCAATCAACAAGAAAGGCCCTATCAGCAAAGAGAAATTGAGGCAGATCTTCTGTTTGCTGCCGATGGAGCCTACTCAAAAGTTAGGCGACTTGCTCAAGAAACGCCTCGATTTAGCTACTCACAAAACTATATGGAGCAAAGTTATATTGAGCTAACTATTCCAGCAGACGCTCAAGGCAAACATCAACTTGATAAACATGCCCTGCACATTTGGCCAAGAGATAAGTTTATGTTGATCGCCCTGCCTAATCTAGATGGCAGCTTTACCTGTACCTTGTTTTTACAACATCAAGGCAATCCTTCGTTTCAATCTTTAAACTCGGCAGAAGTCATTAATAGTTTTTTACAAGAAAACTTTGCCGATGTTTTTCCCTTACTTGATAATCCTGTGGAAAATATACTCAACAAGCCTGAAAATCCACTCTTTTTAGTTAGCGTTAACCCTTGGGTATTTAATAATAAAATCGCTTTGATTGGCGATGCCGCTCATGCCATGGTGCCCTTTTATGGTCAGGGTTTAAATTGCAGCTTTGAAGACTGTCGAGAGTTATCAGCTTTAATAGAGCAACACCAGCACGACTGGCAAAAAATACTACCGGCCTACCAGGCGCAAAGAAAAGTCAACGCCGATGCTATCAGTAAACTGGCGATAAGCCACTTTGAAGAAATATGCCAACAAGCAAGTAAAGAAGAGTTCCTTTTACGCAAAAAAATAGAAGATAAGTTTCATTCACTATACCCAGATTTGTGGCAACCCCTTTATACCATGGTGAGTTTTTCAGCTGATATTCCCTACCAGCAAGCAAGAAAAATTGGTGAACAACAAAAAAGAATGATGGATGAAATTATGTGCATCCCCAATATAAGTGAGTGCTGGCAGCAAGAGTTTGTCTATAACAAGTTAAAACAGTTAGTTGAAAAAATTACCTAA
- a CDS encoding Hsp20 family protein — protein MRTSTDFSPLYRSFIGFDHLAGLIDKASRADKQPSYPPYNIELLAEDQYRITMAVAGFAEQDLEIESKDNTLIIVGSKVANNSEKERKFLHQGIAERNFERKFQLGEHVKVIGAFMENGLLHVDLEREIPEALKPRKIAINGKSLLNADKS, from the coding sequence ATGCGTACATCTACAGACTTCAGTCCACTTTACCGTTCTTTTATTGGCTTTGATCACTTAGCTGGTTTAATTGACAAAGCATCACGAGCAGATAAGCAACCTTCTTATCCTCCATACAACATTGAATTACTTGCTGAAGATCAATACCGAATTACTATGGCTGTTGCTGGTTTTGCCGAGCAAGACTTAGAAATAGAGTCGAAAGACAACACATTGATTATCGTTGGTAGCAAAGTAGCTAACAACTCAGAAAAAGAGCGAAAATTCCTTCATCAAGGCATTGCAGAGCGAAACTTCGAACGTAAGTTTCAATTAGGCGAGCATGTGAAAGTTATTGGCGCTTTTATGGAAAATGGTTTATTACACGTTGATTTAGAAAGAGAAATCCCAGAGGCATTAAAACCTCGAAAAATAGCAATCAATGGTAAAAGCTTATTAAATGCTGATAAAAGTTAA
- the tpx gene encoding thiol peroxidase: MKLSTSISALFLTVSFWASQAAAQTFTAETLDATQNLVKAGDKYVTLLGTQVNIGEKAPNFKVVDKNFAPIALTDFTEQTVLISVVPSLDTGVCSLQTKRFNEESAKLPENITILTISNDLPFAQKRFCKAEKVENIKVLSDSVWRDFGAKYGLLIKDMGLLTRAIFIIDSQGKVAYKELVENISQHPDYDKALAEVKNIAPVLVVEPTPAEEKPEADNNTL, encoded by the coding sequence ATGAAATTATCTACCTCAATCTCAGCTTTATTTTTAACTGTTAGCTTCTGGGCTAGCCAAGCAGCAGCGCAGACTTTTACAGCAGAAACACTTGATGCCACACAAAACTTGGTTAAAGCGGGTGATAAATATGTCACCTTGCTAGGCACGCAAGTCAACATTGGCGAGAAAGCGCCAAACTTTAAAGTGGTTGATAAAAACTTTGCCCCGATAGCATTAACTGACTTTACCGAGCAAACCGTGCTGATCTCAGTGGTACCCAGTTTAGATACTGGCGTATGTTCATTACAAACCAAACGCTTTAATGAAGAATCAGCTAAGCTTCCTGAAAACATCACCATACTAACAATTAGTAATGATTTACCCTTTGCACAAAAACGCTTTTGTAAGGCAGAAAAAGTAGAAAATATTAAAGTACTTTCTGACTCAGTATGGCGAGATTTTGGTGCTAAATACGGCCTATTAATTAAAGATATGGGCTTATTAACCCGCGCTATTTTTATTATCGATAGTCAGGGAAAAGTCGCTTATAAAGAGCTTGTTGAAAATATCTCACAACATCCTGACTATGATAAAGCACTTGCTGAAGTAAAAAACATTGCACCCGTTTTAGTTGTCGAGCCAACACCTGCAGAAGAAAAGCCAGAAGCTGACAATAACACGCTTTAA
- a CDS encoding response regulator yields MSTKLLICDDSNMARKQVARSLPDGWDVDVSFANNGIEGIAAIKAGKGDVLLLDLNMPEMDGYQVLETILKEDLPTLTIVISGDIQPEAHQRVTSMGALDFIQKPVNKETLTQVLLSYGVFTQDEQGQAEAANSESSKPSVEQSKVEVATSKPDKVVTSSPAAEKVVATPAPIVIEELEDDKPEVSLSSDMRDCYQEIANVAMGRAGDLLARLLNVFVQLPIPNVNFIEVSELSMALKDVEVNESTSGICQGFISSGISGEALLILNDSSFKDVASLMNYQYDAQMGTELELLMDLANVLIGACLKGVSEQLDIQFSQGHPEVLGQHRKISELIANNANKWKKTLAIEISYSIENYPIKCDLLLLFTEKSMITLNNKLSYLLD; encoded by the coding sequence ATGTCTACTAAGTTACTGATTTGTGATGACTCTAATATGGCGCGTAAACAGGTAGCGCGTTCGCTGCCTGATGGCTGGGATGTCGATGTTAGCTTTGCCAATAATGGTATAGAGGGGATTGCCGCCATTAAAGCGGGCAAAGGTGATGTGCTATTACTTGATTTAAACATGCCAGAAATGGATGGTTATCAGGTGCTTGAAACTATTCTTAAAGAAGACTTGCCGACACTGACTATCGTTATATCAGGAGATATTCAACCTGAAGCTCATCAGCGTGTTACCAGTATGGGGGCACTCGATTTTATTCAAAAACCAGTTAATAAAGAAACTTTAACGCAAGTACTGCTTTCTTACGGTGTCTTTACTCAAGATGAGCAAGGTCAGGCTGAGGCCGCTAATAGTGAGTCTAGCAAGCCAAGTGTTGAACAAAGTAAAGTTGAAGTTGCCACAAGCAAGCCTGATAAAGTCGTGACAAGCTCACCGGCAGCAGAAAAGGTTGTTGCTACGCCTGCGCCGATAGTTATCGAAGAGCTAGAAGATGATAAGCCTGAAGTGAGCTTGTCTTCAGATATGCGCGATTGTTATCAAGAAATTGCTAATGTCGCTATGGGGCGAGCAGGTGATTTACTGGCGCGTTTACTGAATGTTTTTGTGCAATTGCCTATTCCTAATGTGAATTTTATTGAAGTTAGTGAATTAAGCATGGCATTAAAAGATGTTGAAGTGAATGAGAGTACTTCGGGTATTTGCCAAGGTTTTATTAGCTCAGGTATTTCTGGTGAGGCCTTGTTGATCTTAAATGATTCTAGCTTTAAAGATGTTGCCTCTTTGATGAACTATCAATATGACGCACAAATGGGCACTGAATTAGAGCTACTAATGGATTTGGCAAATGTGTTAATAGGTGCATGTTTAAAAGGCGTTTCAGAGCAGTTAGATATTCAATTTAGTCAAGGTCATCCTGAAGTTCTGGGTCAACATAGGAAAATTTCTGAGTTGATTGCTAACAATGCCAATAAATGGAAAAAAACCTTAGCAATAGAAATTAGTTATAGTATTGAAAATTACCCTATAAAGTGTGATTTACTTTTATTATTTACTGAAAAGTCGATGATAACGCTAAATAACAAGCTATCTTATCTGCTTGATTAA
- a CDS encoding GGDEF domain-containing protein, with product MTLESSQLNELHWLMEMLHNIDVGLVVLDKDYKIQIFNGFMENHSGLLPREVKGQLLFDLFDEIPQDWFKRKAESVFLLKNKAFTIWEQRPYLFKFESYRPVTGSAEFMYQNTTFIPLLSASGEVTHLCLLVYDVTDTAIHKQSLELANQELAVLSQTDGLTKLFNRNHWEHCLQAEYKRWSRSHHASSLVMLDIDHFKNVNDSYGHMVGDEVIRHLSDLIRSHVRETDVSGRYGGEEFAILLSDTDLSNAKIFAERLRKEVASSVVKHNDIDIQYTISIGIAEVEKTLSNYEAWIECADAALYRAKEGGRNQVCLYPKQT from the coding sequence ATGACATTAGAGTCGTCGCAATTAAATGAATTACACTGGTTGATGGAGATGTTGCATAACATTGATGTTGGCTTAGTTGTGCTTGATAAAGATTATAAGATTCAAATATTTAATGGCTTTATGGAAAATCATTCTGGTTTGTTACCCAGAGAAGTAAAAGGACAACTATTGTTCGACTTGTTTGATGAGATCCCACAAGATTGGTTTAAACGCAAAGCAGAGTCGGTTTTCTTATTAAAAAACAAAGCATTCACAATTTGGGAACAAAGACCTTATCTATTCAAATTTGAAAGTTATAGACCAGTAACGGGTAGTGCTGAGTTTATGTATCAAAATACCACGTTTATTCCGCTATTGTCGGCATCTGGTGAGGTTACGCATTTATGTTTACTGGTTTATGATGTAACCGATACGGCTATTCATAAGCAAAGTTTAGAGTTGGCTAACCAAGAACTTGCGGTGTTAAGTCAAACAGATGGCTTAACTAAGCTATTTAATCGTAATCATTGGGAGCATTGTTTACAGGCTGAATATAAGCGCTGGAGTCGAAGTCACCACGCTAGCTCTTTAGTGATGCTAGATATAGATCATTTTAAAAATGTTAATGATAGCTACGGCCATATGGTGGGCGATGAGGTGATTCGTCACTTATCTGATTTAATTCGCTCTCATGTACGAGAAACTGATGTCTCTGGTCGTTACGGTGGTGAAGAGTTTGCCATATTGCTTTCTGATACTGATTTATCAAACGCTAAGATTTTTGCTGAGCGTTTACGTAAGGAAGTTGCAAGTTCAGTTGTTAAGCATAATGATATTGATATTCAATACACTATCAGTATCGGTATCGCGGAAGTCGAGAAAACTCTCAGTAATTATGAAGCTTGGATTGAATGTGCTGATGCAGCTTTGTACCGCGCAAAAGAAGGCGGTCGAAATCAAGTGTGCTTATACCCTAAGCAAACTTGA
- the lnt gene encoding apolipoprotein N-acyltransferase, with protein sequence MINAVKDAFINKANWLCFISGFSLVLAYAPFSLWWLALCLPLGLVHCLYRAKSNKEAFKYGFIFAFGWFASGISWVHVSIDQFGGLPLAISLLLMLLLCLYLALFPALACYLTQRFSNSNNKLWLLPSFWLLSEYLRSVVLTGFPWLSLGYSQIDSPLAHFAPVIGEVGITAIILLINISLYLIISANRVKIEANVASNIIPSTLVLMTIGIATFVFAKTTWVTATGEKLKTALIQGNIEQSMKWQPENEWPTMLKYLDLTRVNYDADLIIWPESAIPALEPTVQDYLSTVNSSAILNNSTIITGIINYNFETKEYFNALITLGNTSSNNEQGYYYNHNNRYYKNHLLPIGEFVPFQAWLRPLAPFFNLPMSSFSRGDYVQANLQANGLAILPLICFEIAFPHQLAANLTDNTDILLTVSNDAWFGDSHGPHQHLDIARMRALEFGRPLLRSTNTGITAVVDHFGQVTGIIPQFEQAVLKAQLDIVTGKTPYSQWPQLILSLMILMPLMIIKGISARQLN encoded by the coding sequence ATGATTAATGCAGTTAAAGACGCCTTTATTAATAAAGCTAACTGGTTATGTTTTATTTCAGGCTTTAGTTTAGTCTTGGCATATGCGCCTTTTTCACTTTGGTGGCTCGCCTTATGTTTACCTTTAGGGCTAGTGCACTGCCTTTATCGCGCCAAAAGCAATAAAGAAGCGTTTAAGTACGGCTTTATTTTTGCTTTTGGCTGGTTTGCTAGCGGTATTAGCTGGGTTCATGTCAGTATTGATCAGTTTGGCGGCTTGCCGTTAGCTATTTCACTGCTGCTGATGCTATTGCTTTGCCTTTATTTAGCGCTTTTCCCAGCATTAGCCTGTTACTTAACTCAGCGTTTCTCAAACTCAAATAATAAACTCTGGTTGCTGCCTTCATTTTGGTTACTCTCAGAATATTTACGCTCTGTGGTTTTAACAGGCTTTCCTTGGTTATCGCTTGGCTATAGCCAAATTGATAGTCCACTTGCACACTTTGCGCCTGTGATTGGTGAAGTTGGTATTACCGCGATTATTCTGCTGATTAATATTTCGCTTTATCTCATTATTAGCGCCAATAGAGTAAAAATAGAAGCAAATGTTGCTAGTAATATTATCCCCTCTACACTCGTGCTTATGACCATAGGTATCGCAACATTCGTGTTTGCTAAAACGACTTGGGTAACCGCAACAGGAGAGAAGCTAAAAACAGCGCTTATTCAAGGCAATATAGAGCAATCAATGAAGTGGCAACCTGAAAATGAATGGCCCACTATGCTTAAGTACCTCGATTTAACTCGAGTAAACTATGATGCCGATTTAATTATTTGGCCTGAATCAGCAATACCTGCTTTAGAGCCAACCGTGCAAGACTATTTAAGCACAGTAAATAGCTCAGCCATACTAAATAACAGTACGATTATCACAGGTATAATTAACTATAACTTTGAAACAAAAGAGTATTTTAACGCACTCATTACCCTAGGAAACACTTCTTCAAACAATGAACAAGGCTATTATTACAATCACAATAATCGCTATTATAAAAACCATCTGTTGCCTATTGGTGAGTTTGTCCCCTTTCAAGCGTGGTTAAGGCCTTTAGCGCCGTTTTTTAACCTGCCGATGTCATCTTTTTCTCGTGGAGATTATGTACAGGCTAACCTTCAAGCAAATGGCTTAGCAATTTTGCCTTTAATTTGCTTCGAAATAGCCTTTCCACATCAACTAGCGGCTAACTTAACTGACAATACTGATATATTACTTACCGTAAGTAATGATGCTTGGTTTGGTGATTCACATGGCCCACACCAACATTTAGATATAGCAAGAATGCGCGCACTAGAATTTGGTCGCCCTTTACTTCGCTCAACAAATACAGGTATCACTGCGGTCGTTGATCATTTCGGACAGGTAACAGGAATTATTCCACAATTTGAACAGGCAGTATTAAAAGCTCAATTAGACATAGTGACAGGAAAGACGCCTTATAGCCAATGGCCTCAGCTGATTTTATCGCTAATGATACTAATGCCTTTAATGATCATTAAAGGCATTAGCGCTAGACAATTAAATTAA
- a CDS encoding HlyC/CorC family transporter, which produces MSEDNPHSTNGAANKSILNKIIQVFTPEPKNKDELVEVLLDAQERELINPDTKQMIEGVLEVSEMRVREIMIPRSQMVTIDRNQSLEQFLPIILESGHSRFPVVNEDIDHVDGILLAKDLLAFGFNANDEELSLKDIIRPAIIVPESKKLEPLLKEFRSNRYHMALVVDEYGGVSGVVTIEDILEQIVGEIEDETDDDIEEDIKHLAGSVYLVRALTELADFNEFFNSDFNPEDADTIGGIVLHEFNHMPKKGEQITLDHFEFKVINADSRRMQMLQVTVAKDHEINGKISD; this is translated from the coding sequence ATGAGCGAAGACAATCCCCACTCTACTAACGGCGCTGCCAATAAATCTATCTTGAATAAAATCATTCAAGTATTTACGCCAGAGCCGAAAAATAAAGATGAATTAGTTGAAGTATTACTCGATGCTCAAGAAAGAGAGCTCATTAATCCAGATACTAAGCAGATGATCGAAGGTGTGCTAGAGGTTTCTGAAATGCGAGTGCGCGAAATCATGATCCCACGCTCACAAATGGTCACCATAGATAGAAACCAAAGTCTTGAACAATTCTTACCTATTATATTAGAGTCCGGTCATTCACGATTTCCTGTCGTCAATGAAGATATTGATCACGTTGATGGTATTTTACTTGCTAAAGACCTTTTAGCCTTTGGTTTTAATGCCAATGATGAAGAATTAAGCCTAAAAGATATTATTAGACCAGCCATTATTGTTCCTGAAAGTAAAAAGTTAGAGCCGCTATTAAAAGAATTTCGCTCAAATCGCTATCATATGGCATTAGTCGTAGATGAATACGGCGGCGTTTCTGGCGTTGTTACCATTGAAGATATTTTAGAGCAAATTGTTGGTGAAATTGAAGATGAAACCGATGATGATATCGAAGAAGATATCAAACATTTGGCTGGTAGCGTTTACTTAGTGAGAGCCTTAACTGAACTCGCTGACTTCAATGAGTTTTTCAATAGTGATTTCAACCCTGAAGATGCCGATACCATTGGCGGTATTGTCTTGCATGAATTTAATCATATGCCGAAAAAGGGTGAGCAAATTACCTTAGATCACTTTGAATTTAAGGTAATTAACGCAGATAGCAGACGCATGCAAATGTTACAGGTTACCGTTGCTAAAGACCATGAAATTAACGGCAAAATTAGTGACTAA
- the ybeY gene encoding rRNA maturation RNase YbeY, with protein sequence MHNTLDIQIASEFSPLPSAQDFQLWVDTALTHVASSDKAFELTIRVVDSNESQQLNAQYRDKDKPTNVLSFPFEVPEGIELNLLGDLVICSQVVADEAKNQNKALFDHWAHMVTHGCLHLVGFDHISDTEAEEMESLEIAILAKLGINNPYLPQ encoded by the coding sequence ATGCATAATACCCTTGATATTCAAATTGCTAGTGAATTTAGCCCATTGCCGTCAGCGCAAGACTTTCAATTATGGGTTGATACCGCTTTAACTCACGTGGCTAGCTCAGATAAAGCATTTGAGCTAACCATCAGAGTTGTTGATAGCAATGAAAGCCAACAGTTAAACGCCCAGTATCGAGATAAAGATAAACCAACCAACGTACTTTCTTTTCCTTTTGAAGTACCAGAAGGTATTGAACTCAATTTACTAGGTGATTTAGTCATATGTAGCCAAGTGGTTGCTGATGAAGCAAAAAACCAAAACAAAGCCTTATTTGATCATTGGGCGCATATGGTTACTCATGGATGCTTGCATTTAGTTGGCTTTGATCATATAAGTGACACAGAAGCTGAAGAAATGGAATCATTAGAGATTGCAATTTTGGCGAAATTAGGCATAAATAACCCTTATTTGCCGCAATAA
- a CDS encoding PhoH family protein yields MDDNLKTIERRLGVEISYRGHHFTIVGNELNCLAVIKLLKDLYIETQEVKGQSKPVTPEMVHLAILDAKVLEQDDEQSTASNDLDAKYQEMMTIKTKRGTVKPRNGNQQAYVQNILTNDISFGIGVAGTGKTYLAVACAVDALERQEIRRILLTRPAVEAGEKLGFLPGDLSQKIDPYLRPLYDALFEMLGFEKVEKLIERNVIEIAPLAYMRGRTLNDAFVILDESQNTTVEQMKMFLTRIGFNSRAVITGDITQVDLPRHQSSGLRHAIEVLQDIDGISFNFFQSKDVVRHPVVARIVEAYDRFDQKINRIKQQKEQARKAEQKENKAKENDQEEQGDA; encoded by the coding sequence ATGGATGACAACCTAAAGACCATTGAGCGTCGTTTAGGCGTAGAAATAAGCTATCGAGGCCACCACTTTACTATTGTCGGCAACGAGCTAAACTGTCTGGCCGTAATTAAGTTGCTTAAAGATCTTTATATTGAGACCCAAGAAGTTAAAGGTCAAAGCAAGCCTGTAACACCAGAAATGGTGCATTTAGCGATACTTGATGCCAAAGTGCTTGAACAAGATGACGAACAAAGCACTGCCAGCAATGATCTCGACGCTAAATACCAAGAAATGATGACCATTAAAACCAAACGCGGTACGGTAAAGCCTCGTAATGGCAACCAACAAGCTTATGTGCAAAATATCTTAACGAATGATATTAGCTTTGGCATTGGCGTTGCGGGTACTGGTAAAACATACCTAGCGGTTGCTTGTGCAGTTGATGCCCTTGAGCGACAAGAAATTCGCCGAATTTTATTAACAAGACCTGCGGTTGAAGCCGGCGAAAAACTTGGCTTTCTTCCAGGTGACCTATCACAAAAGATAGATCCTTATCTTAGACCTTTATACGATGCCCTATTTGAAATGCTAGGCTTTGAAAAGGTTGAAAAATTAATTGAGCGCAATGTCATTGAAATTGCTCCGCTTGCCTATATGCGTGGTAGAACCCTTAATGATGCTTTTGTTATTCTTGATGAAAGCCAAAATACCACAGTAGAGCAAATGAAAATGTTCTTAACACGTATTGGCTTTAATTCACGTGCGGTAATCACGGGCGATATCACCCAAGTGGACTTACCACGTCATCAATCATCCGGTTTACGTCATGCCATTGAAGTACTGCAAGATATTGATGGCATCAGCTTTAACTTCTTCCAATCTAAAGATGTGGTTCGTCACCCTGTAGTTGCACGTATTGTTGAAGCCTATGATCGCTTTGATCAAAAAATAAATCGCATCAAACAGCAAAAAGAACAAGCAAGAAAAGCGGAACAAAAAGAAAACAAAGCAAAAGAGAATGATCAAGAAGAGCAAGGCGATGCATAA
- the miaB gene encoding tRNA (N6-isopentenyl adenosine(37)-C2)-methylthiotransferase MiaB produces MSKKLYIKTWGCQMNEYDSQKIAELLDSTHGYSLAEEAEDADVILLNTCSIREKAQEKVFHQLGRWKTLKDTKPDLLIGVGGCVASQEGDAIRQRAPFVDMVFGPQTLHRLPEMLNQLQRSSSPIVDVSFPEIEKFDRLPEPVAEGATAFVSIMEGCSKYCTFCVVPYTRGEEVSRPLDDVLYEIAQLAEQGVREVNLLGQNVNAYRGEMHDGSICRFADLIRLVATIDGIDRIRYTTSHPVEFTDDIIDAYADVPELVNHLHLPVQSGADRILMQMKRGHTALEYKSQIRKLKKVRPELCMSSDFIVGFPGETDEDFTATMDLIKAVDFDLSFSFIYSARPGTPAADLPDDISDEVKKQRLQILQDRISQQALRIARQMLNTEQRILVEGPSKKNPMELRGRTENNRIVNFVGPHSTIGQFVDVKITDVYSNSLRGELVRQESEMGLRIAHSPADILANNHHQSKPSHLDDLGVGTFTP; encoded by the coding sequence ATGAGTAAAAAGCTATATATCAAAACCTGGGGCTGTCAAATGAACGAGTATGACTCGCAAAAGATAGCAGAATTATTAGATTCAACTCACGGTTATTCCCTTGCTGAAGAAGCTGAGGATGCTGACGTTATTCTACTGAACACTTGCTCTATCCGTGAAAAAGCGCAAGAGAAAGTTTTTCATCAATTAGGTCGCTGGAAAACATTAAAAGACACTAAGCCAGATTTATTAATTGGTGTTGGTGGCTGTGTCGCATCACAAGAAGGTGATGCCATTCGCCAGCGTGCTCCTTTCGTTGACATGGTCTTTGGCCCGCAAACCTTACACCGTTTGCCTGAAATGCTAAACCAGCTACAACGCTCAAGCAGCCCAATTGTTGATGTTAGCTTTCCTGAAATTGAAAAATTTGACCGTTTACCTGAGCCAGTAGCGGAAGGTGCAACGGCGTTTGTCTCGATTATGGAAGGTTGTAGTAAATATTGTACCTTCTGCGTTGTCCCTTACACACGCGGTGAAGAAGTGAGCCGCCCTCTTGATGATGTACTCTATGAAATTGCCCAACTTGCAGAGCAAGGCGTACGTGAAGTTAACTTACTTGGACAGAACGTAAACGCTTATCGTGGTGAAATGCATGATGGCAGCATCTGTCGTTTTGCAGATCTGATTCGCTTAGTGGCAACCATAGACGGCATTGACCGTATACGTTACACCACTTCTCACCCGGTTGAATTTACCGACGATATTATTGATGCCTACGCTGATGTGCCAGAGCTGGTAAATCATCTGCACCTACCAGTACAAAGTGGTGCTGATAGAATATTAATGCAAATGAAGCGTGGTCATACGGCGCTAGAATATAAATCACAAATTCGTAAACTTAAGAAGGTACGCCCAGAGCTTTGCATGTCATCAGACTTTATCGTCGGCTTCCCAGGTGAAACCGATGAAGACTTCACAGCGACAATGGACTTAATTAAAGCAGTAGATTTTGATTTAAGCTTTAGCTTTATCTACAGTGCGCGCCCAGGTACACCAGCAGCAGATTTACCTGATGACATTAGCGATGAAGTTAAAAAGCAGCGTTTACAAATCTTACAAGATAGAATCAGCCAACAAGCATTACGTATTGCCCGTCAAATGCTCAATACAGAGCAACGTATCTTGGTAGAAGGTCCATCAAAGAAAAATCCAATGGAGCTTAGAGGACGTACAGAAAATAACCGTATCGTTAACTTTGTTGGTCCACACAGCACAATTGGTCAATTTGTTGATGTAAAAATTACCGACGTCTACTCAAATTCACTTCGCGGTGAATTAGTCCGCCAAGAAAGTGAAATGGGTTTGCGTATTGCTCACTCTCCTGCTGACATTTTAGCCAACAATCATCACCAAAGTAAGCCTAGTCATTTAGATGATTTAGGTGTTGGTACATTTACGCCTTAA